The following proteins are co-located in the Apium graveolens cultivar Ventura chromosome 5, ASM990537v1, whole genome shotgun sequence genome:
- the LOC141723700 gene encoding uncharacterized protein LOC141723700, producing MQSNTTISQSPSFDTYSSSNRLSLIAARVVNEFQSHDLDDYLFNHQSYPNSHHISSQKHGELNKINKIEDHEDEDDEEFEFPSISKQSDTSSNCDGLIGPAYPLFDTKLLSNEDYTAENDRNLNNSATLSTSPVRLPLRKLFSEERDRDSPSCSSSEADELDRVPAEMYCVWKPKTAENCKKSNSTGSSKRWKFRDFLRSNSEGKDSFVFLTNPIKRNKIKKGEKDVKVSGKVNDISGEVPATLEYRLRNERNDQRRMVGSYKKDIVGMLADVNGVSRNLRPF from the coding sequence ATGCAATCCAACACAACAATCTCGCAATCACCGAGCTTCGACACATACTCTTCTTCTAACAGGCTCTCTTTAATCGCAGCTAGAGTCGTTAATGAGTTTCAATCTCACGATCTCGATGATTATTTGTTTAATCACCAATCATATCCTAATTCTCACCATATCTCTTCCCAAAAACACGGAGAATTGAACAAAATTAACAAAATTGAAGATCACGAAGATGAGGATGATGAAGAATTTGAGTTTCCTTCTATAAGCAAACAATCCGACACGTCATCAAATTGTGACGGTCTGATCGGACCTGCTTATCCACTCTTCGACACAAAATTGCTATCCAACGAGGATTATACCGCTGAAAATGATCGGAATTTGAATAACTCGGCGACTTTATCGACGTCTCCGGTGAGACTACCGTTGAGGAAGTTGTTTAGCGAGGAGCGTGACCGTGACTCGCCGTCGTGCTCATCGTCGGAGGCTGACGAGCTCGACAGAGTTCCGGCGGAAATGTACTGCGTGTGGAAGCCAAAGACGGCGGAGAATTGTAAAAAGAGCAACTCAACAGGCTCGTCTAAGCGATGGAAGTTTCGAGATTTTTTAAGAAGTAACAGTGAAGGCAAGGATAGTTTCGTCTTTTTAACAAATCCGATTAAAAGAAACAAAATTAAGAAAGGAGAGAAAGATGTGAAAGTTTCCGGCAAGGTGAATGATATTTCCGGCGAGGTCCCGGCGACGTTGGAGTATCGGTTACGGAACGAGAGAAATGATCAACGGCGGATGGTTGGTTCGTACAAGAAGGATATTGTTGGGATGCTTGCTGATGTGAACGGGGTGAGCAGAAATTTACGTCctttttga
- the LOC141723701 gene encoding putative inactive poly [ADP-ribose] polymerase SRO5 — MANLINLSLDIDRTNENRDIYNVENRVFENMGIENEGIEHDSDPETDHEDQESSISDCESMVVGKNECEFQSTGEKLMMLNEEDQLYKTIAGRLLLALGNLGLDVEVEGVCRNFFTGFTYQARFHSFRVFQKAMEKMSGGANVKYAWYGARKDEVYKILSHGFGHFSRGDETQVSYGTGVYLSPFYAPLESVQSAVEGEDGLRYLLLCRVLLGRVELVSPGSQQFHPSSSEFDSGVDNLECPKKYIVWGTQMNTHILPEFLITFTTQPCSNGNQKVPLRKPTSPWMPFPTLISTLAKVLPPDATDLIMKHHRDNRDNKISRQELIQRVRQIAGDHLLATVIRSFRHKYLGASNAYAASKFQQRKGRLSACKMQK, encoded by the exons ATGGCAAACTTGATCAATCTTTCTTTAGATATAGACAGGACTAATGAAAACAGAGATATTTACAATGTCGAGAACAGGGTTTTTGAGAACATGGGAATTGAGAATGAGGGTATTGAACATGATTCTGATCCTGAGACTGATCATGAGGATCAAGAATCTTCGATTTCGGATTGCGAAAGCATGGTTGTGGGAAAAAATGAGTGTGAGTTTCAATCAACAGGGGAGAAATTGATGATGTTGAATGAGGAAGATCAGCTTTACAAGACTATTGCAGGGAGGCTTTTGTTGGCTTTGGGAAATCTTGGGTTGGATGTTGAAGTTGAGGGTGTTTGTAGGAATTTTTTTACTGGTTTTACTTATCAGGCTAGGTTTCATTCTTTTCGAGTTTTTCAAAAGGCTATGGAGAAGATGAGTGGTGGTGCTAATGTTAAGTATGCTTGGTATGGTGCTAGAAAAGATGAGGTTTATAAGATTCTTTCACATGGGTTTGGTCATTTTAGTAGAGGAGATGAAACACAGGTTTCTTATGGTACTGGTGTTTATTTGTCTCCTTTTTATGCACCTCTTGAAAG TGTGCAATCTGCAGTTGAAGGTGAGGATGGACTGAGGTATCTTCTGCTCTGTCGAGTTCTACTGGGGAGGGTTGAACTAGTTAGCCCTGGTTCACAACAATTTCATCCAAGTTCCAGTGAGTTTGATTCTGGAGTTGACAACTTAGAATGTCCCAAGAAGTATATTGTTTGGGGTACTCAGATGAATACCCACATTTTGCCGGAATTTTTAATCACTTTCACAACTCAACCTTGCTCAAATG GTAATCAGAAGGTTCCATTGAGAAAACCAACTTCACCTTGGATGCCGTTTCCAACTCTAATTTCTACTCTGGCTAAAGTCTTGCCACCGGATGCAACCGATCTTATTATGAAGCATCACCGCGATAATAGA GATAATAAGATCTCAAGACAGGAATTGATACAGCGAGTCAGACAAATAGCAGGAGACCATTTGTTGGCAACAGTCATTAGATCTTTCAGACACAAG TACCTTGGAGCATCGAATGCATATGCAGCAAGCAAGTTCCAGCAGCGGAAGGGACGACTCTCTGCTTGCAAAATGCAGAAATGA